From the genome of Biomphalaria glabrata chromosome 1, xgBioGlab47.1, whole genome shotgun sequence, one region includes:
- the LOC106059029 gene encoding uncharacterized protein LOC106059029 isoform X1 translates to MAKNVYSKNPARDLGSAAIRMGKLYSTLPYCLRKLPENQPRNRQEYMIRKWMNPGEIEVYFDGSNKFLYEAKTMAQQLEEIKQQRQKIISTCQEQTKYLRALIEDKPPAPVMDLVNMRQRYDRAVQQTSKQYRKQTKNSTTG, encoded by the exons ATGGCCAAAAATGTTTATTCAAAGAAC CCAGCCAGGGACCTGGGCAGTGCTGCTATTCGGATGGGCAAACTCTACAGCACATTGCCCTACTGCCTGAGAAAACTGCCAGAGAACCAGCCCCGCAACCGCCAAGAGTACATGATCCGAAAATGGATGAACCCCGGCGAGATCGAGGTCTACTTTGACGGCTCCAACAAATTCCTGTACGAGGCCAAGACCATGGCGCAGCAATTGGAAGAGATCAAACAACAAAGACAGAAAATCATCAGCACGTGCCAGGAGCAGACGAAGTACCTCAGG GCATTGATTGAAGACAAACCTCCAGCACCAGTGATGGACCTGGTCAACATGAGACAGAGATATGACAGAGCTGTACAGCAAACATCAAAACAATACAGAAAACAAACTAAGAACTCAACCACAGGTTAA
- the LOC106059029 gene encoding uncharacterized protein LOC106059029 isoform X2: MGKLYSTLPYCLRKLPENQPRNRQEYMIRKWMNPGEIEVYFDGSNKFLYEAKTMAQQLEEIKQQRQKIISTCQEQTKYLRALIEDKPPAPVMDLVNMRQRYDRAVQQTSKQYRKQTKNSTTG, translated from the exons ATGGGCAAACTCTACAGCACATTGCCCTACTGCCTGAGAAAACTGCCAGAGAACCAGCCCCGCAACCGCCAAGAGTACATGATCCGAAAATGGATGAACCCCGGCGAGATCGAGGTCTACTTTGACGGCTCCAACAAATTCCTGTACGAGGCCAAGACCATGGCGCAGCAATTGGAAGAGATCAAACAACAAAGACAGAAAATCATCAGCACGTGCCAGGAGCAGACGAAGTACCTCAGG GCATTGATTGAAGACAAACCTCCAGCACCAGTGATGGACCTGGTCAACATGAGACAGAGATATGACAGAGCTGTACAGCAAACATCAAAACAATACAGAAAACAAACTAAGAACTCAACCACAGGTTAA